From one Nonomuraea polychroma genomic stretch:
- a CDS encoding M14 family metallopeptidase, with translation MRGLRASAAVLTLVLATLTVAEPSSPAVAGPADPEPASLVTLSVPDRAAMERLVASGADLTHRVRPQPDGSVQVDAVVTPSQLTGLRALGAALAPETPPQARSTATTAADQIVVERAVWYKSRDGYFLSVEASSSLGQAAALTVAWQGGSAEMVAYVDAGAYLGHQLSTPVPITGRPHWITVTSAGGGKAEARVKEWPDGERPDRTGPGYQKDFVTQYMPPAQLNERIKALHRRYPKLTELITLPYPTNGYRRHAQALLGTPPAAAVVITSTAYGSEGGNDLAVELVDPGAPGRALQVTVNGKLITVSLATAGSGAVTSTAAQVAAAINATPGIPVRAATYRTDPGAGVMAPVPLTQLSDFLKAPADVSRGPARVLALRIGAHRDGSRTGVLAYAQEHAREWVTPLVVIEAAERLLRNHARDAATRRLLERTDVFIVPTVNPDGANYSFYDFAAQRKNMTNHCPPHQSDPALRNTWGVDVNRNYAVGSLFDGYFGASANCQSGTYAGPGEHSEPESRNVIWLAQKHRNIRFAMNVHSFGGYFMWPPGAYKLDGRVTLPRPAPPQETYFLRSARTIEEAIAAERGTVIWPQQTGPVTDVLYSAAGNSADELWYDYGVFGWDFEVGADLWNPQTRAWEGVGFQPPFSEGHAEAMEFASGLISLIGVAADYREP, from the coding sequence ATGCGTGGCCTACGTGCGTCCGCAGCCGTACTGACCCTCGTCCTCGCCACCCTGACCGTCGCGGAGCCGTCCTCCCCGGCGGTCGCCGGGCCGGCCGACCCCGAGCCGGCCTCGCTCGTCACGCTCTCCGTCCCCGACCGGGCCGCGATGGAACGTCTCGTCGCCTCCGGCGCCGACCTCACCCACCGGGTACGCCCGCAGCCCGACGGCAGCGTCCAGGTCGACGCGGTCGTCACCCCCAGCCAGCTGACCGGACTCCGCGCCCTAGGCGCGGCCCTCGCGCCAGAGACTCCGCCCCAGGCCCGCTCGACGGCCACGACGGCGGCGGACCAGATCGTGGTCGAGCGGGCCGTCTGGTACAAGTCCCGCGACGGGTACTTCCTGTCCGTCGAGGCGTCCAGCAGCCTCGGCCAGGCCGCCGCGCTCACCGTGGCCTGGCAGGGCGGCTCGGCCGAGATGGTGGCGTACGTGGACGCGGGCGCCTACCTCGGTCACCAGCTCAGCACGCCGGTCCCGATCACCGGCCGGCCGCACTGGATCACCGTCACCTCCGCAGGCGGGGGCAAGGCCGAGGCCCGGGTCAAGGAATGGCCGGACGGTGAACGGCCCGACCGCACCGGACCTGGTTACCAGAAGGACTTCGTCACCCAGTACATGCCGCCGGCCCAGCTCAACGAGCGCATCAAGGCCCTGCACCGGCGCTACCCCAAGCTGACGGAGCTCATCACGCTGCCGTACCCGACGAACGGCTACCGGCGGCACGCCCAGGCACTGCTCGGCACCCCGCCCGCGGCCGCCGTCGTGATCACCTCCACCGCGTACGGCTCCGAAGGCGGCAACGACCTGGCCGTGGAGCTGGTCGATCCCGGCGCGCCCGGCCGCGCCCTGCAGGTGACGGTGAACGGCAAGCTGATCACCGTCAGCCTGGCCACGGCCGGCTCGGGTGCTGTGACCAGCACCGCCGCCCAGGTGGCCGCCGCGATCAACGCGACGCCCGGCATCCCCGTCCGCGCCGCCACCTACCGCACGGACCCCGGCGCGGGGGTCATGGCGCCTGTGCCGCTCACCCAGCTGAGCGACTTCCTCAAGGCCCCGGCCGACGTCTCGCGGGGGCCCGCGAGGGTGCTGGCCCTGCGCATCGGCGCGCACCGTGACGGCTCGCGCACCGGCGTGCTCGCCTACGCCCAGGAACACGCCAGGGAATGGGTGACGCCGCTGGTCGTGATCGAGGCGGCCGAGCGGTTGCTGCGCAACCACGCCCGCGACGCGGCCACCCGCCGGCTGCTCGAACGCACCGACGTCTTCATCGTGCCCACCGTCAACCCCGACGGCGCGAACTACAGCTTCTACGACTTCGCCGCCCAGCGGAAGAACATGACCAACCACTGCCCGCCCCACCAGTCCGACCCGGCGCTGCGTAACACGTGGGGCGTGGACGTCAACCGCAACTACGCCGTGGGGTCGCTGTTCGACGGCTACTTCGGCGCCTCGGCCAACTGCCAGAGCGGCACGTACGCCGGGCCCGGCGAGCACTCCGAGCCCGAGAGCCGCAACGTCATCTGGCTGGCGCAGAAGCACCGCAACATCAGGTTCGCGATGAACGTGCACAGCTTCGGCGGGTACTTCATGTGGCCGCCCGGCGCGTACAAGCTCGACGGCCGCGTCACCCTGCCCCGGCCGGCCCCGCCGCAGGAGACGTACTTCCTGCGCTCGGCCCGCACCATCGAGGAGGCCATCGCCGCCGAGCGGGGCACGGTCATCTGGCCGCAGCAGACCGGGCCGGTGACGGACGTGCTCTACTCGGCGGCGGGCAACTCCGCGGACGAGCTCTGGTACGACTACGGCGTGTTCGGCTGGGACTTCGAGGTCGGCGCCGACCTGTGGAATCCGCAGACGCGGGCGTGGGAAGGCGTGGGCTTCCAGCCGCCGTTCAGCGAGGGCCACGCGGAGGCGATGGAGTTCGCCTCCGGCCTGATCTCGCTGATCGGGGTGGCCGCCGACTACCGGGAGCCCTGA
- a CDS encoding NAD(P)H-binding protein, whose product MILVTGAAGGPQGGTGRQVVDLLLERGEQVRAFVRTDDHRAEELRKIGAEVVVGDLREITTVRPALRGVRRAYFTYPVTAGLLDATAAFAAAAKEEGVERVVEVSQLDASPEAGTPRMRRHWLSEQVFDWAGVGAVHLRAGVFFENLAVVAAASGNRELALPLGGRDTLIPLVAAADVARVGAGLLLDARPVDDPVCLVNGQMATIGEVADAFGIPYVDVPPEEWEARAMEIYQDEVAVEHLTRLWALFRFIGSGHHPLYGVYESIERIGGRPPMTLREFAQGSR is encoded by the coding sequence ATGATCCTCGTGACGGGCGCGGCCGGCGGGCCGCAGGGAGGGACCGGGCGGCAGGTCGTCGACCTGCTGCTGGAACGTGGCGAGCAGGTGCGGGCCTTCGTGCGCACCGATGACCACCGGGCGGAGGAGCTCCGCAAGATCGGCGCCGAGGTGGTCGTCGGCGACCTCCGTGAGATCACCACGGTACGCCCCGCCCTGCGCGGGGTCCGCCGGGCGTACTTCACCTACCCGGTGACGGCGGGGCTGCTCGACGCCACCGCGGCGTTCGCGGCGGCGGCCAAGGAGGAGGGGGTGGAGCGGGTCGTCGAGGTGTCCCAGCTGGACGCCTCCCCCGAGGCGGGCACCCCGCGCATGCGCCGCCACTGGCTGTCCGAGCAGGTCTTCGACTGGGCCGGGGTGGGCGCGGTGCACCTGCGTGCCGGGGTCTTCTTCGAGAACCTGGCCGTGGTCGCCGCCGCCTCCGGCAACCGAGAGCTGGCCCTGCCGCTCGGCGGCAGGGACACGCTCATCCCGCTCGTCGCCGCCGCCGACGTGGCCAGGGTCGGGGCCGGGCTCCTGCTCGACGCCCGCCCGGTGGACGACCCGGTGTGTCTGGTGAACGGGCAGATGGCGACCATCGGCGAGGTGGCCGACGCCTTCGGGATCCCGTACGTGGACGTGCCGCCCGAGGAGTGGGAGGCCCGAGCGATGGAGATCTACCAGGACGAGGTCGCGGTGGAGCACCTCACCCGCCTGTGGGCGCTCTTCCGCTTCATCGGGTCCGGTCACCACCCGCTCTACGGGGTCTACGAGAGCATCGAGCGCATCGGCGGCCGGCCCCCGATGACCCTGCGCGAGTTCGCTCAGGGCTCCCGGTAG
- a CDS encoding saccharopine dehydrogenase NADP-binding domain-containing protein: protein MSSPHIAVYGATGHTGRLVSAELRARGREIILSGRDAGALKALSDELGGARVHHATIDDPAALRELAGQADVLIHCAGPFTHTGRPVATAAAEGGCHYVDHALEQHHTKWMFDTLQEPARQAGITMVTAMSFYGGTGDLLAGAVAEGLTGIDRVITAYSVSDWRLTTGAKQTAELLFADTRRITYTDGEQHVGYVEPRNAVFPFPPPLGPRTMIAPVPFSEVVTVPRHVRTRHVEAQLTAHTFEDEQAFTSEHVDAATRAGSRFTVAAQVITADGGRAGQVSGQDLWRLSALASVEAAVRIADGHGPERPGVYGPAEAIAPGPFLRDLERLGLFTLTLPGKAEA, encoded by the coding sequence GTGTCCTCACCGCACATCGCCGTCTACGGCGCCACGGGCCATACCGGGCGCCTGGTGTCGGCCGAACTCCGGGCCCGCGGCCGGGAGATCATCCTGTCCGGACGGGACGCCGGCGCACTCAAGGCCCTGTCCGACGAACTCGGCGGCGCTCGCGTACACCACGCCACGATCGACGACCCGGCCGCGTTACGGGAGCTGGCCGGGCAGGCGGACGTGCTGATCCACTGCGCGGGCCCGTTCACGCACACCGGCCGGCCCGTCGCCACGGCCGCCGCCGAAGGCGGTTGCCATTACGTCGATCACGCACTGGAGCAGCACCACACCAAGTGGATGTTCGACACCTTGCAGGAGCCCGCCAGACAGGCCGGCATCACCATGGTCACGGCGATGAGCTTCTACGGTGGTACGGGCGATCTGCTCGCCGGGGCCGTGGCCGAGGGCCTGACCGGGATCGACCGGGTGATCACCGCCTACTCGGTGTCGGACTGGCGGCTGACGACGGGGGCCAAGCAGACCGCCGAGCTGCTGTTCGCCGACACCCGGCGGATCACGTACACGGACGGCGAGCAGCACGTCGGCTACGTCGAGCCGCGTAACGCCGTCTTCCCGTTCCCGCCGCCGCTCGGGCCGCGCACGATGATCGCCCCTGTCCCGTTCTCCGAGGTCGTCACCGTGCCCAGGCACGTGCGGACCCGCCACGTGGAGGCGCAGCTCACGGCGCACACGTTCGAGGACGAGCAGGCCTTCACCAGCGAGCACGTGGACGCCGCCACCAGGGCGGGCTCCCGCTTCACCGTCGCCGCGCAGGTGATCACCGCGGACGGCGGCCGCGCGGGGCAGGTCAGCGGGCAGGACCTGTGGCGCCTGAGCGCCCTGGCCTCGGTGGAGGCCGCGGTCCGCATCGCCGACGGCCACGGCCCCGAGCGCCCGGGCGTCTACGGCCCGGCCGAGGCGATCGCGCCGGGCCCGTTCCTGCGTGACCTGGAACGGCTCGGCCTCTTCACCCTGACCCTCCCAGGAAAGGCGGAAGCATGA
- a CDS encoding TetR/AcrR family transcriptional regulator produces the protein MIRRTQAERSDETTTALVRAARELFGVHGYAGTSIDAVAAAAGVTKGAAYHHFGGKAPLFRAAFEGELAEISAKLERVAAEESDPWAALRRGARTFLEHCLDPGFRQIVMLDAPSVLGWEAVRAAEHGHLLSILIAGFSLVAEGDEAAVPARAQLVFGALCEGGMLLARSPDPAADLPRLAAEADCLLEALRS, from the coding sequence ATGATCCGCCGTACCCAGGCAGAGCGTTCGGACGAGACCACGACGGCGTTGGTGCGGGCCGCGCGGGAGTTGTTCGGCGTCCATGGATATGCGGGGACCTCGATCGACGCGGTCGCCGCGGCGGCGGGGGTGACCAAGGGGGCCGCGTATCACCATTTCGGGGGGAAAGCGCCGCTGTTCCGAGCGGCGTTCGAGGGGGAGCTGGCGGAGATCTCCGCCAAGCTGGAGCGGGTCGCGGCCGAGGAGAGCGACCCGTGGGCGGCGCTGCGCCGCGGTGCCCGCACGTTCCTGGAGCACTGTCTCGATCCCGGGTTCCGGCAGATCGTGATGCTGGACGCGCCGTCGGTGCTGGGGTGGGAGGCGGTGCGGGCGGCCGAGCACGGCCACCTGTTGAGCATCCTGATCGCCGGCTTCAGCCTGGTGGCCGAGGGCGACGAGGCCGCCGTGCCCGCCCGCGCGCAACTCGTCTTCGGCGCGTTGTGCGAGGGCGGGATGTTGCTGGCCCGCTCCCCGGATCCGGCCGCCGACCTGCCGCGCCTGGCCGCCGAGGCCGACTGCCTCCTCGAGGCCCTCCGTTCCTGA